A single genomic interval of uncultured Sphaerochaeta sp. harbors:
- a CDS encoding V-type ATP synthase subunit A, whose translation MKERIIGRVKRVNGPILIVKDITNAMMMEMVRIGEQQLVGEVVKLYDGLATVQVYEDATGICPGDNVYGSGMSLSVELGPGLIGTIYDGIQRPLEKLMEASGAFISRGLSYDAVDHGKQWEFTPVVEAGTSVHAGMVIATVEETSRIQHRIIIPPQYQEATLSEIAPSGSYTVDEVIATLVLPDGKQQKLTMVQKWPIRLPRPVDSRLALKQPLVTGLRVIDTLFPLAKGGTVAIPGGFGTGKTMTQHSIAQWCDADIIVYIGCGERGNEMTDVLREFPLLVDPRTGQSLMERTILIANTSNMPVSAREASIYTGITMAEYYRDQGYHVAIMADSTSRWAEALRELSGRMEEMPAEEGFPAYLPTRIAQFYERAGYMRNLSGSDGSVSIIGAVSPPGGDFSEPVTQHTKRFVRCFWGLDRQLASSRHYPAISWLDSYSEYLGDVKQWWNDHSEGAWHENRLRIMDLLQKEVRLQQIVKLVGPDALPDTQNFILEVCSLFKTAFLQQNAFDEVDRYCSVEKQVKMLSVILAYYDKGLEAINKGVPMVKVRRLRAVQEMARMRLTVKGDELEIIDKIQLRLERSIDQMGGIYEN comes from the coding sequence ATGAAAGAAAGAATAATCGGACGTGTTAAACGAGTGAATGGACCGATTCTTATCGTCAAGGACATCACAAATGCCATGATGATGGAAATGGTCCGTATCGGTGAGCAGCAACTGGTCGGGGAGGTGGTCAAACTCTATGATGGATTGGCTACTGTCCAGGTGTACGAGGATGCTACTGGTATCTGCCCCGGTGACAACGTCTATGGAAGTGGTATGAGTCTAAGCGTCGAGCTTGGCCCTGGGCTTATCGGTACCATCTATGATGGTATACAGCGACCCTTGGAAAAGCTCATGGAGGCCAGTGGGGCATTCATCTCACGTGGTCTTTCCTATGATGCGGTAGACCATGGAAAGCAGTGGGAGTTTACCCCGGTTGTTGAGGCAGGGACAAGTGTCCATGCAGGTATGGTCATTGCTACAGTGGAAGAGACCAGCAGGATCCAGCACAGGATCATCATACCTCCCCAGTACCAGGAAGCAACACTCAGTGAAATAGCTCCATCAGGTTCGTATACTGTGGATGAGGTCATAGCGACCCTGGTGTTGCCAGATGGAAAGCAACAGAAACTTACCATGGTGCAGAAGTGGCCGATCAGGTTGCCCCGTCCGGTAGATAGCCGTCTTGCCTTGAAACAACCATTGGTTACCGGCCTTAGGGTTATTGATACCTTGTTCCCTCTCGCAAAAGGTGGAACGGTAGCAATCCCTGGGGGGTTTGGTACCGGAAAGACCATGACACAGCATTCCATCGCCCAGTGGTGTGATGCGGATATCATTGTGTACATTGGCTGTGGTGAGCGTGGCAACGAGATGACCGACGTATTGAGGGAATTCCCGCTCCTTGTAGATCCAAGGACCGGACAGTCTCTGATGGAGCGGACCATCCTTATCGCCAATACTTCCAATATGCCGGTAAGTGCCCGTGAAGCGAGCATCTATACGGGTATAACGATGGCTGAGTATTATCGTGACCAAGGATATCATGTGGCGATCATGGCCGACTCAACCAGTCGTTGGGCCGAAGCACTGCGTGAACTCAGCGGACGCATGGAAGAGATGCCGGCTGAGGAAGGGTTTCCTGCCTACCTGCCTACCCGTATTGCGCAGTTCTATGAACGGGCAGGGTATATGAGAAATCTTTCTGGAAGCGATGGTTCGGTCTCCATCATTGGGGCCGTAAGCCCTCCCGGTGGTGATTTCTCGGAGCCGGTAACCCAGCACACGAAGCGATTCGTACGTTGCTTCTGGGGCTTGGATAGACAGCTTGCAAGCAGTCGTCACTATCCTGCAATTAGCTGGTTGGACTCTTATAGTGAATATCTTGGTGATGTGAAGCAGTGGTGGAATGACCACAGTGAAGGGGCTTGGCACGAGAACAGGCTAAGGATCATGGACCTATTGCAGAAGGAAGTCCGTCTGCAGCAGATTGTCAAGCTTGTTGGTCCCGATGCTCTTCCCGATACCCAGAACTTTATCCTGGAAGTGTGTTCTTTGTTCAAAACCGCTTTCCTGCAGCAGAACGCTTTTGATGAAGTAGACCGGTATTGCTCGGTGGAAAAACAGGTGAAGATGCTCTCGGTAATCCTTGCCTACTATGATAAGGGTCTGGAAGCGATCAACAAGGGAGTCCCAATGGTGAAGGTAAGGAGGCTTCGTGCTGTCCAGGAGATGGCAAGAATGCGTCTTACTGTCAAGGGAGATGAGCTTGAGATAATTGACAAGATCCAGCTACGGCTAGAGCGCTCCATCGACCAGATGGGAGGAATTTATGAAAACTAA